The segment CAATCATCCATCCATTTTTTCGCACGCACCTCAAGCTCCTCCTTTGTCTCCTCGAGGAACGTTTCGATGGCGGGAATGCGCAATTCACGTGCCGCATACGCATATTTGTCGACCAACGGATCGATTGGCGCTTCATCGAAGTCGGGCGAAGGCTCACGAATTTTTCGCAAaggttttttctttgaaactgTTCGATGAAAAacctaaaattgaagaaaatttgagttttttttgcacaaaaaattctttttcggAGTTCtggtagcaaaaaaaaaatcgaagaaaattttttttaaattattttttttaatcaagtccagaaaatcatcaaaaatcaacatttttcaggggttttttgttaaaattaatttttaatgttgtgATGAACGTTAAAATGTCGATCGAAATTGCCTCGTATGAAGTTGCATTTGAGCCCGAGGGCACTTCGGCATTTTTTGAAGCCAACCCGGATGTCTTTGCGACACAAGAAACACTCGACAGACGAATAAAGTTTGCCTGCATCATCGACATCGACCACAATTCGTGGCTGGAAGTCGGTTACTTTGCTCAAGGCATCCGAACCGAGTCCTTCGATGACGTCATCGATCCATTTTTCGCAAAGCCCACGCAATTCGAGTTGCATTCGCGTCATAAGAGCATCGAGATCGCGCACTTGCAAGGCACTCGCCGCAAGCAGATACTTATTCTGAATcggaaaatcgcttttttcgTGCTTGATGCGGGGAACCTacgaaggaaaattatttttttgagtaaaatttcgaGACTTGAGCCGCGAAAAAAGAGTCTGGGTTCggatttcaagcaaaaaatgactttttttctctttatttctaGAATGGCTTGAGGAATTGCATGTATTCGGAATGTCGTCCTTTGAAGTGAGTGACAAAATTGGAGCTGATCCAGTTACGCGGAGCACCTTCGTAACTCTTGCCGAGCGTGATGGAGATCCATTTTTGGCATTCCGGACACTGGATTTTTCCCTTAATGTCGTTGTCGCGGAAAAACACGTGAAACACGGGCTCCGAGCGGAATTTGAACTTGCGATAATTGGTAATGGCGACAGTGCGCAACTTTTTGCTGAGTATTGGGAGATCATTCATGTGCGAGGTAggtctgaaagaaaaaacccgaaatttgaataaaattttagaaatttaaggaaaaaacgagaaattctTACATCATCGACTGTTCGTTCATCATCGACTGTGGTTCGTGTGATGAGGTGATTGACGATTCGGGCGGCGTGTTGTACGTTACTTCGGGATAAAGTAAGCCTTCGTCTTCGTAGAGATTCGGATTCGGTTCGGGTTTTATTACCATTTCAGTGGGTTCCGGGTTAGTAGTTGGATAAGGAGGTTTtgaattttcctaaaatattttcagtttttttcatcagaaatttttttttttatgaaagatgCGCCATGCCAGACAAATGAGAGATTGGGAGGATGCCCCGATAAAcaatcaacaacaaaattttgaaaaattttaattattttttttttaattaaaaatttaattttttaattgaaattttaaataaatatttttttaattgatttttttttaataaatttttaaaaataagttgaaattaaaaaaaatatttcaaaaagttaaaaaaaaaattgagtaaatttataagaaaattattaatttatgaatttttgaaattattattttttttttgtaaatttttgttttaaaaaatttcttaataattttaatttttttttatttttaaatttttttatttttaattttttttattcaaataatgcaatttttaatttaagaaaaaatagatttttccctataaattttatattgaaaaaacatatatcaatgtaagaattaaaaaaaaattttttttcaaaaatttgcaaagattttactttttagaatttaatttttttaatttaaatttttctaagtaattcttacttttttaaattaaaagaaatttttgaaattcaaaacaatttttaaaaaatttgaaaacacgataaatttgttttatttttgtaaaaaaagttgcattattgtgaaaattcttttaaaaaaattatttaaaaaaaaatctctaaaaaaaagaattaaaaaaaaaatttatttgaatattttttaaaattaattaattaaattcagaattttaacagataaaaaaataaaacgacaggacgaacattttttttaattaaaatattaatttttaaatttaaaaaaaataaaataaaatttatcttaaattttttattcaaaaaaattaaaactatgcAAATGagagaatttagaaaaaaatagctctttcttcaaaaatttacaaaaatttaattttaatttttttaatttaattttttaatcgctttgagatatttaatcaatattgcctttataaaaataaggaatctaaaatttttcaaaactaaacaaatctaataagaatttaaaaaaaagtactgaatttcataaaaaaaataatttgaaaaaaataataattaaaaaaaatatttcgaaaatttctgaagaatattcggcaaaatttaatttttttaattttaaaataaatttttcaagaattaaaaaaaattaataattgtgtaaattttttttttttttttttttttaaattttttttttttaaatttgtttagatttttaatcaatttaattaataaattttagcaaataaataaaaatcataaaaataaaaaaaaaataatttaggcaaaaatatgtttttttttttttgaataaaaaaaaaataataaaaaaaaaataaattaaaatttaagagtttttatcaaaattaaatttttaagaatttttaaacaaatttttaatgaattaaaaaaaaataaaatttttttaataaaaatccattgaaaaaaagttcgaacatcaaattttcaacttttaaaaatcaacgCAAGGACAAAGACTCCAAAACGCCACACATTCAAGTTCAATATAAATCttcttatttattcataacatttttgaataagcaaaataaatatagcCACTAACATCTACGACGCTACTCTCTAGATTTTtccgaaacatttttttttatcgaaaatgcgTCCGCAGATGATGAAAGAAATTTGTGTTTGTAAAGTTATAGCTGTATCCATGGCGCGTCATTGTTTTGCCATATCCTATCCGAATGGGTTTCGTGCAAATGACACACTCGATTATCGTCACAAGTTTGCCCGTCTCGTCAAAGTCCACGGTAACGATGGCTTGCGCATTGCTGTAATTCAAGAGTGACGGATGCGTCGCTTTTTTCGCGGAAATGTAGTCGAGTTTCCACTTTTCCGCCAGCCGAAAGACTTTTTCGCGAATTTTTTCCGTGTTATCCGTGTGCGACGGCATATGGTACTAACGTGAAGGagagaaaaaggaaattttttttatttacaaatcgGCAGGTTTCGGGACAAATGCAATCAAAATCAATCGAGGATGGGTTCGTTTTTGACAGTTTCGATGATTTCCGGTTCGGGCAAGACTTGCAACGAGATTTTTTCGTTGAACCAATTGACGTGGGTTTTGTCTCGCTTCAGGTGTCGTCGTAAGTTGCAGGAGccgttttttttcgtgattgtTATGACTTTGCTGCAAAGGCGACAGGTTGCTTTGCGCGCTTCTTGGTCTAAATGGAAGGCGTTCCATACGTAGGATTTGcgaaaagatgatttttgtgacgtctgtgagaattttttttaattttgtgattttttgtaagGCGCCATGGACAGCGATTCCCCCGAATTTTTGCTTAGTAATCCGAATCTGACTGGGTCTCGTCAAATTCGATGTGATTTTGGAGCGACCTCGAAAGTCGCGTGAACCATTTCAAATGCTCTTCGTCTTTTTTCGCGTGCTTCAACAAATTACTCGTCGCTTTCTTGTTGTGCATGACCGTGGTGTCGCATTTTCGGCATCTCGCGTGATTCGTCTCTTCGTTTATGTCGAACGCATGCCAAATTGCCGAGGTGTgggcacgacgacgacgctgcGTGGTTATTTTGAAGCACTAAGAAgtgatgagaaattttttgtttaattttttttttttttttttttttttggcgtcGAGAATCGAAAATCGAGAAGATTTCTGGATCGCGACAAAGGAAATGATTGCATTTGTcctgaatgatttttttttcaggggaGAAAGAGTAGAAGAAAGAAACAGAATTTGTGTGAAagaaggaagaagaagaagaaagttcTCACCACTGCTGGAATTCTAAAGGTGTCATTCTCACTGACAATATCTTCAACACTGAATATCTGTTCCTGTTTTACCGTTAACAAAGAATGGATAtcctaaaacaaaaaagcgTTTCAGGGATCAAATGACTCGAAtttttggatgatttttttgttttttgaatttaaatgtaCAAAGAAAGTCCGGTTTTTTtagcacacaaaataaatgaaagcactc is part of the Culicoides brevitarsis isolate CSIRO-B50_1 chromosome 3, AGI_CSIRO_Cbre_v1, whole genome shotgun sequence genome and harbors:
- the LOC134836170 gene encoding uncharacterized protein LOC134836170 isoform X5, which produces MNEYEQHGALTDEKREDLSQLVSEFMAKGVVKGGRAGHEAIAEATLILFPGTFEDDPKTLAEALYNRLSRQTQQRYGTESPEVPRIKHEKSDFPIQNKYLLAASALQVRDLDALMTRMQLELRGLCEKWIDDVIEGLGSDALSKVTDFQPRIVVDVDDAGKLYSSVECFLCRKDIRVGFKKCRSALGLKCNFIRGNFDRHFNVHHNIKN
- the LOC134836170 gene encoding uncharacterized protein LOC134836170 isoform X1; the encoded protein is MNEYEQHGALTDEKREDLSQLVSEFMAKGVVKGGRAGHEAIAEATLILFPGTFEDDPKTLAEALYNRLSRQTQQRYGTESPEENSKPPYPTTNPEPTEMVIKPEPNPNLYEDEGLLYPEVTYNTPPESSITSSHEPQSMMNEQSMIPTSHMNDLPILSKKLRTVAITNYRKFKFRSEPVFHVFFRDNDIKGKIQCPECQKWISITLGKSYEGAPRNWISSNFVTHFKGRHSEYMQFLKPF
- the LOC134836170 gene encoding uncharacterized protein LOC134836170 isoform X3, encoding MNEYEQHGALTDEKREDLSQLVSEFMAKGVVKGGRAGHEAIAEATLILFPGTFEDDPKTLAEALYNRLSRQTQQRYGTESPEDIHSLLTVKQEQIFSVEDIVSENDTFRIPAVYHMPSHTDNTEKIREKVFRLAEKWKLDYISAKKATHPSLLNYSNAQAIVTVDFDETGKLVTIIECVICTKPIRIGYGKTMTRHGYSYNFTNTNFFHHLRTHFR
- the LOC134836170 gene encoding uncharacterized protein LOC134836170 isoform X6, which produces MNEYEQHGALTDEKREDLSQLVSEFMAKGVVKGGRAGHEAIAEATLILFPGTFEDDPKTLAEALYNRLSRQTQQRYGTESPEDIHSLLTVKQEQIFSVEDIVSENDTFRIPAVCFKITTQRRRRAHTSAIWHAFDINEETNHARCRKCDTTVMHNKKATSNLLKHAKKDEEHLKWFTRLSRSLQNHIEFDETQSDSDY